A portion of the Thermoleophilia bacterium genome contains these proteins:
- a CDS encoding phosphoribosylglycinamide formyltransferase has product MMQRVVVMVSGNGTNLQVLIDDVHANPAVASEIVLVVCSTEGARALGRAEVAGIPTAVVAMGDPPDREDRDRRLGEVVGGAKPDLIVMAGWMSIVTAVFLDQFPDSVINLHPSLLPAFPGLHAIEQALEWGVQVTGVTVHIAEVAVDGGPPVLQVPVPVLAGDTVETLSARIHEVEHRVLTRTVVLFSEGRVQRDPANPRHMIVNDTGGS; this is encoded by the coding sequence CTGATGCAGCGCGTGGTCGTGATGGTGTCGGGCAACGGCACCAACCTGCAGGTGCTCATCGACGACGTACACGCCAACCCAGCGGTCGCGTCCGAAATCGTGCTGGTGGTGTGCTCCACGGAAGGCGCTCGGGCGCTCGGGCGTGCCGAGGTTGCGGGCATCCCCACGGCCGTGGTGGCGATGGGCGACCCCCCCGATCGCGAGGACCGGGACCGCCGCTTGGGCGAGGTGGTTGGGGGAGCCAAGCCCGATCTCATCGTGATGGCTGGCTGGATGAGCATCGTCACTGCGGTGTTTCTTGACCAGTTCCCCGATTCCGTGATCAACCTGCACCCCTCGCTGCTGCCCGCGTTCCCCGGCCTGCACGCCATCGAGCAGGCGCTCGAGTGGGGCGTGCAAGTGACGGGCGTCACCGTGCACATCGCCGAAGTGGCCGTGGACGGCGGCCCGCCGGTACTGCAGGTGCCCGTGCCGGTTCTGGCGGGTGACACGGTGGAGACCCTCAGTGCTCGCATCCACGAGGTGGAGCACCGCGTTCTCACGCGTACAGTCGTCCTCTTTTCCGAAGGGCGGGTGCAGCGTGACCCGGCCAACCCCCGCCACATGATCGTCAACGACACGGGAGGCTCCTGA